A stretch of Arachis hypogaea cultivar Tifrunner chromosome 15, arahy.Tifrunner.gnm2.J5K5, whole genome shotgun sequence DNA encodes these proteins:
- the LOC112749281 gene encoding laccase-11, which yields MAAGKSFCCQASLLILLFFVFLGLVSFPVEAAIKKYQFDIQVKNVSRLCHAKPIVTVNGRYPGPTIYAREGDRVLVNVTNHAQYNLSIHWHGLKQYRNGWADGPAYITQCPIQTGGSYTYDFNITGQRGTLWWHAHILWLRATVYGAIVIMPKVGTPFPFPQPAREFEVLLGEWWNNDVEEIEKQGNQMGLPPNMSDAHTINGKPGPLFPCSEKHTYAIEVEKGKTYLLRIINAALNDELFFAIAGHNFTVVEVDAVYTKPFSTNSILIGPGQTTNVLVHANNVPSRYFMATRTFMDAPIPVDNKTATAILQYKGIPNTVIPSLPHQLPASNDSAFALSYNKKLKSLNTVQYPANVPLKVDRKLFFTIGLDKNPCPTCVNGTRLLASLNNISFVMPQTALLQAHYFDIKGVFKTDFPDQPLRPFNYTGAPLTANLGTSTGTRISKVAFNSTVEIVVQDTNLLTVESHPFHLHGYNFFVVGTGVGNFDPSKDPANYNLVDPIERNTVGVPTGGWVAIRFRADNPGVWFFHCHLELHTGWGLKTAFVVEDGPGQDQTVLPPPKDLPAC from the exons ATGGCTGCAGGGAAGAGCTTCTGCTGTCAAGCATCTTTGTTAATACTACTATTCTTTGTCTTTCTTGGATTAGTCTCTTTTCCAGTTGAAGCTGCCATAAAGAAATACCAATTTGAT ATTCAAGTGAAGAATGTGAGTAGGCTGTGCCATGCAAAACCCATTGTAACAGTAAATGGGAGGTACCCAGGGCCAACTATTTATGCTAGAGAAGGAGACAGAGTACTAGTCAATGTCACCAACCATGCACAATATAATTTGTCAATTCACTG GCATGGACTTAAACAATATCGTAATGGTTGGGCTGATGGACCAGCTTATATTACACAATGTCCAATTCAAACAGGTGGCAGCTACACCTATGACTTCAATATCACAGGCCAAAGAGGAACACTGTGGTGGCATGCTCATATTCTGTGGTTGAGGGCTACTGTGTATGGTGCAATTGTTATCATGCCCAAAGTTGGAACACCATTTCCTTTTCCACAGCCAGCAAGAGAATTTGAAGTTCTTCTAG GAGAATGGTGGAACAATGATGTGGAAGAGATTGAGAAGCAAGGGAACCAAATGGGGTTACCACCAAACATGTCAGATGCACATACAATCAATGGCAAACCAGGACCTCTATTTCCTTGTTCTGAGAAAC ATACGTATGCAATTGAGGTTGAGAAAGGCAAAACTTACCTGCTGAGAATCATCAATGCTGCCCTCAATGACGAACTCTTTTTCGCCATTGCCGGGCATAACTTCACAGTAGTTGAGGTTGATGCAGTTTACACAAAACCATTCTCCACAAATTCCATACTAATTGGACCAGGACAAACCACAAACGTTTTGGTCCATGCCAACAATGTTCCAAGCAGGTATTTCATGGCCACAAGGACCTTCATGGATGCTCCAATCCCAGTTGACAACAAAACTGCCACAGCTATACTCCAATACAAAGGAATTCCAAACACTGTGATCCCTTCTCTTCCTCATCAACTTCCTGCTAGCAATGACTCAGCTTTTGCTCTGAGttacaacaagaaactcaagagCCTTAACACTGTACAGTACCCTGCTAATGTTCCTCTCAAAGTTGACAGAAAACTCTTCTTCACCATTGGTTTAGACAAGAATCCTTGCCCAACATGTGTCAATGGAACGAGGCTACTTGCTTCATTGAACAATATCTCATTTGTGATGCCACAAACTGCACTTCTTCAAGCACACTACTTCGATATCAAGGGAGTTTTCAAGACTGATTTCCCTGACCAGCCTTTGAGACCTTTCAACTACACCGGTGCTCCGTTAACGGCCAATCTTGGAACTTCAACAGGGACAAGAATCAGCAAGGTTGCTTTCAACTCCACGGTGGAGATAGTGGTTCAAGATACCAATCTCCTGACAGTAGAGTCACACCCGTTCCACCTTCATGGATATAACTTCTTTGTTGTTGGAACTGGTGTTGGTAACTTTGATCCATCTAAAGACCCTGCAAACTACAATTTGGTTGACCCCATTGAAAGGAACACCGTTGGAGTTCCCACCGGTGGTTGGGTAGCTATTCGTTTCAGGGCTGATAATCCAG GTGTTTGGTTCTTTCATTGTCATTTGGAGTTGCACACCGGTTGGGGCTTGAAAACCGCATTTGTTGTAGAAGATGGCCCAGGACAGGATCAGACTGTTCTTCCTCCACCAAAGGACCTTCCAGcatgctaa